The Deinococcus puniceus genome segment CATGCCCTGCGCGTAGCGTTGATCGAGTTCCGATCCGGCCAGATGCCTCGTGAAACTCTGATCCATCTTCAGTGTCCTGACAGGTAAGGTGCGCAGGCGGGCGAGGTTGGAATACCCGATGCCAAAATCGTCGATGGTCAGGCCCACTCCCGTTTTTTTAAGCGCATGGAGAGCCTCCACAGTACTGGAATTGTCCTGCATCAGCGTGGTTTCGGTCAGTTCCAACTCTAGGCGGCGGGCGGGCAGGTCATATTCGTTCAGGAGTTCGGTGATCTGCTGGGCAAAATTAGATTGAAGTAGTTGCAATACGGACACGTTGACACACAGCGTGACGTCGGGCCATAGACGCGCATAGCCGCAACTCTGCTGCAAAGCCCACAGGCCAAGTGCATTGATCAGGCCGCTCTGTTCGGCCACCGGAATAAAGGCAGCCGGTGAAACCCAGCCGAAAACGGGATGATGCCAGCGCATTAGCACCTCCGCTTTCACGAGTTCGCCGGTTTTGAGATTGTAGAGGGGCTGGAAGACCAGTGAAATCTCTTGCCGCTCCAAGGCTCCAGCCAACTCGCGGGCCAGTTCTTGCCTGTATTCCGTGTCGGCGTCGTCGGCAGTGTTGTAGCGGCGGACATTCTGCTTGCCGTTGCGCTTGACAGCAAACATGGCACTGTCTGCATGACGCAGGAGTTCTTCACTCGTCAGGCCGTCTTCAGGGTAAACGCTGATACCGATACTGAGCGTAAGGCGGAAGTGATTGAATTCTGCCCCCAGTTCCAAGCCATCGGTCTGAAGATGATCGAGGATCTGCTGCCCCAGCAATTCGGCATCTTCTCCTGTCATCTCTGGCAAAACCACCACAAACTCGTCTCCGTTCAGGCGAGTCACTACTGCCTGTGGCCCCGACAACTTCAAGAGCAGTTGGGCCACCTGCTTTAACAAATCGTCGCCTTTGGTGTGGCCCAGCGTATCGTTCACTAGCTTGAAACTGTCGATATCAATAAAAAGGAGGGCTAAGATATTAGACTGAGGATGTTCCAGAAAATCTTGTAGATAATGTTCTAAATAGCGTCTATTCTGCAGATCGGTTAGGATATCAGTATGTGCGATTCTTTCAAGCGTAGCCATTTTGGTGATATGCGCTGTCTGTATCTCCTTTTTCATCATGTATCCCTTAGATCCAATCAAAATAATCCACCCAACAGAATTAAGCTGTATAAGAGCCATTAGGTTTGGAATCGCTTCTGTGGTAATTAGACTATTGATCATATAGATCAGGCTTATAAGTGACAGTGTGGCCATGAGAAACAATGAATATCGCCAGTAGAAAACGAGTGTACTATTGATCAGAGCGAAAATTAGAAGTGCATAAAGCCACATCAAATGCTCCATAACGCCAATAGAAAAATAATCCCCTGTCGAGAATAGGAGGAGTGTAATTAACTTTGTAACAATAGGGAAAGCGCATCCAATAAACGTAATAATATATGGAACTTCACTAGTTGGATACATTCTGATGGCGACCCAAGAACCTGCATACCACACCGCGCAAACTGCATAGATGGGCAGATTATAGACGTGGTGGCTTAAGCCGTCATCGGTGATGATGATAGTCGCAA includes the following:
- a CDS encoding putative bifunctional diguanylate cyclase/phosphodiesterase; this encodes MPDSVREIQLDLTDSIVRMRRQAITIILPLLCLLAVATIIITDDGLSHHVYNLPIYAVCAVWYAGSWVAIRMYPTSEVPYIITFIGCAFPIVTKLITLLLFSTGDYFSIGVMEHLMWLYALLIFALINSTLVFYWRYSLFLMATLSLISLIYMINSLITTEAIPNLMALIQLNSVGWIILIGSKGYMMKKEIQTAHITKMATLERIAHTDILTDLQNRRYLEHYLQDFLEHPQSNILALLFIDIDSFKLVNDTLGHTKGDDLLKQVAQLLLKLSGPQAVVTRLNGDEFVVVLPEMTGEDAELLGQQILDHLQTDGLELGAEFNHFRLTLSIGISVYPEDGLTSEELLRHADSAMFAVKRNGKQNVRRYNTADDADTEYRQELARELAGALERQEISLVFQPLYNLKTGELVKAEVLMRWHHPVFGWVSPAAFIPVAEQSGLINALGLWALQQSCGYARLWPDVTLCVNVSVLQLLQSNFAQQITELLNEYDLPARRLELELTETTLMQDNSSTVEALHALKKTGVGLTIDDFGIGYSNLARLRTLPVRTLKMDQSFTRHLAGSELDQRYAQGMINAVVQVSAIAGLHVTAEGIETFEQLQTVRALGCHSGQGYFLARPCNAQQFEAMLRNPIPTWATA